A window from Pyrococcus kukulkanii encodes these proteins:
- a CDS encoding ATPase domain-containing protein gives MTRTFLHTMLGRLIKTYGSTALLIAEKPIGEEKIGFGVEEFVVDGVIILKTRSIGENIVGTLEIRKMRRKIRKPEYEYAITDNGIDFFDVPELKRVEFEPTWSRITSGIEKLVD, from the coding sequence ATGACAAGAACATTCCTCCATACAATGCTGGGTAGACTGATAAAAACCTATGGCTCTACTGCCTTGCTAATTGCAGAAAAACCGATTGGCGAAGAAAAAATAGGGTTCGGAGTTGAAGAGTTCGTTGTTGATGGAGTTATAATTCTAAAAACTAGAAGCATTGGAGAAAACATAGTAGGAACGTTGGAAATTAGGAAAATGAGAAGAAAAATTAGGAAACCTGAATATGAATATGCAATAACCGACAACGGAATAGATTTTTTTGACGTTCCTGAGCTTAAAAGAGTGGAGTTCGAGCCAACATGGAGTAGGATAACTAGTGGGATAGAAAAGCTTGTAGATTGA
- a CDS encoding ATPase domain-containing protein, producing the protein MFSATFLYNGAIKFGEKRVYVSFSETKSEFYRQMKMLGMNFKNLEEKGLFKFIDLVTVPSATIQKEIDLLMSEIARPDSLRFNYRYIKPFGQGNDKNIPPYNAG; encoded by the coding sequence ATATTTTCGGCGACCTTTCTATATAACGGGGCAATAAAATTTGGCGAGAAGAGAGTTTATGTGTCCTTTAGCGAGACTAAGAGCGAATTCTACAGGCAGATGAAAATGCTTGGTATGAACTTTAAGAATCTTGAAGAGAAAGGATTGTTTAAGTTTATCGACTTAGTTACTGTCCCTTCTGCCACTATTCAGAAAGAAATAGATTTGCTTATGAGTGAGATAGCCAGACCGGATAGTCTTAGATTCAATTACCGTTATATCAAACCTTTTGGGCAAGGAAATGACAAGAACATTCCTCCATACAATGCTGGGTAG